A single window of Dermacentor albipictus isolate Rhodes 1998 colony chromosome 1, USDA_Dalb.pri_finalv2, whole genome shotgun sequence DNA harbors:
- the LOC135918451 gene encoding uncharacterized protein, with amino-acid sequence MCFNGAVSAAQLGRGNRLAGSSDQDYEVILPRLPTGRIVANTLFLHADVRARPYKVEDFRDALVRLALLPEVVALGAYQMNHIWAITFKSVDGMKKLLSDREVTVKERRCIVIDPDDQDVRMKIHWILYNVQDEDVRTAFAPYGTVTEVAKERWRVQGVMDKGSSTRCVSLKMKPGVTIDDLPHQLRIAGEQALVVVPGRAPLCLRCHTSGHVRRECKVPRCSQCRRFGHDQSQCVKTYANVTGHMRGEDDSELLMDADESEEVARTAEKNTPQAAPNAIKGGVAATLTEDQTTASKQAVVAPKIDAAELSTSTATEAVHGKPQEEGEGMDVVQTSMSSAPAKRTHDKACVEEVQHPSASIDEPPPKSGGQRRPTFRPKPNIPPDKKPAKTTPT; translated from the coding sequence ATGTGCTTCAACGGAGCGGTATCAGCGGCCCAGCTTGGCCGTGGAAACAGGCTTGCTGGTTCGAGTGACCAGGATTATGAAGTTATTTTGCCGCGGCTACCAACAGGTCGAATTGTTGCAAATACGCTGTTTTTGCACGCCGACGTCAGAGCAAGGCCCTACAAGGTCGAGGATTTTCGCGACGCACTGGTTCGTTTGGCACTGCTCCCCGAGGTTGTCGCCTTGGGGGCGTACCAGATGAATCACATCTGGGCTATCACGTTCAAGAGTGTTGACGGAATGAAGAAGCTGCTTTCAGACCGTGAAGTGACTGTTAAAGAACGACGGTGCATTGTCATTGATCCCGACGACCAGGACGTGAGGATGAAGATCCACTGGATTTTGTACAACGTGCAAGACGAAGATGTGCGAACAGCCTTTGCACCTTACGGAACGGTGACGGAAGTCGCCAAGGAACGCTGGCGCGTTCAGGGAGTCATGGACAAAGGTTCGTCAACGCGTTGTGTGTCTTTGAAGATGAAGCCTGGAGTCACAATTGATGACCTGCCTCACCAGCTACGCATTGCTGGAGAGCAGGCTCTCGTTGTCGTCCCTGGAAGAGCCCCGCTTTGCCTAAGGTGCCATACTTCAGGACACGTCCGACGGGAATGCAAAGTTCCCCGTTGCAGTCAGTGCCGTCGCTTCGGCCATGACCAATCGCAGTGCGTCAAAACGTACGCAAATGTCACAGGGCACATGAGAGGAGAAGACGACTCGGAACTTCTCATGGATGCGGACGAATCCGAGGAGGTAGCGAGAACAGCTGAAAAGAATACGCCGCAGGCAGCGCCTAACGCCATCAAGGGGGGCGTGGCAGCGACACTGACTGAAGACCAGACCACTGCATCGAAGCAGGCTGTTGTAGCCCCGAAGATTGACGCAGCGGAGCTAAGCACAAGTACTGCTACAGAAGCAGTACATGGAAAACCTCAAGAGGAGGGAGAAGGCATGGACGTCGTCCAAACAAGCATGAGTAGTGCTCCAGCAAAGAGGACACACGACAAGGCCTGTGTCGAAGAGGTTCAGCATCCTTCTGCGAGTATCGACGAACCACCCCCCAAATCGGGAGGGCAGCGCCGGCCGACGTTTCGCCCGAAGCCCAACATCCCGCCGGACAAAAAGCCGGCGAAGACTACACCGACGTAG